In Flavobacterium gelatinilyticum, a genomic segment contains:
- a CDS encoding acyltransferase family protein: MSSVTVDIQPKKHYEILDGLRGVAAILVVAFHIFEAFCGGNRFIQIINHGYLAVDFFFLLSGFVVAYAYDDRWGKMTQWDFYKRRLIRLQPMVVMGMIIGAIFYYFQASDILFPQIAGMELWKVIVTMVIGFTLLPIPPSMEIRGWGEMHPLNGPAWSLFFEYIANILYALFFRRFSNKVMSVFVLIFAGLLINYTVFGPKGDVIGGWSLNLEQMNVGFTRLLFPFFAGVLLSRLGKLIHIKGAFWVCSILITIVLALPRFGDENTLWINGLYESFCIILIFPLIVAIGAGGQIKNAFSNKICKLLGDISYPIYITHYPLIYWFTAWVVDEKVSLKDGYLAGIGVLIASIVLAYLCLKLYDEPVRKWLQNKFQRKRVSL; encoded by the coding sequence ATGAGTTCAGTTACAGTTGATATTCAACCCAAAAAACATTACGAAATTTTAGACGGTCTGCGTGGTGTTGCTGCTATTCTGGTAGTAGCTTTTCATATTTTTGAAGCCTTTTGCGGCGGTAACCGTTTTATTCAAATTATCAACCACGGGTATCTTGCGGTTGATTTCTTTTTCCTCTTATCCGGATTTGTTGTCGCGTATGCATACGACGACCGCTGGGGAAAAATGACACAATGGGATTTTTATAAACGAAGATTAATACGATTACAGCCCATGGTCGTTATGGGAATGATCATAGGAGCAATTTTCTATTATTTTCAGGCATCAGATATATTGTTTCCACAAATTGCAGGAATGGAACTGTGGAAAGTTATTGTAACAATGGTAATTGGGTTTACTTTATTACCAATTCCGCCCTCAATGGAAATTAGAGGCTGGGGCGAAATGCACCCTTTAAATGGTCCGGCATGGTCACTTTTTTTTGAATATATCGCGAATATATTGTACGCCTTGTTTTTCCGCAGATTTTCAAATAAAGTAATGTCGGTTTTTGTACTGATATTTGCCGGACTATTAATTAATTATACCGTTTTTGGACCAAAAGGAGATGTAATTGGCGGCTGGTCTTTAAATCTGGAACAAATGAATGTAGGTTTCACCCGATTGTTATTCCCGTTTTTTGCCGGAGTTTTATTATCCCGATTAGGAAAACTAATTCATATAAAAGGAGCCTTTTGGGTTTGCAGTATTTTAATCACAATTGTTTTGGCACTGCCAAGATTTGGAGACGAAAATACGTTATGGATCAATGGTTTATATGAGTCATTCTGTATTATTTTGATCTTCCCGTTAATTGTAGCAATTGGTGCAGGCGGACAAATTAAAAATGCATTTTCAAACAAGATCTGTAAACTTTTAGGCGATATATCGTACCCGATTTATATTACGCATTATCCGCTTATTTATTGGTTTACCGCCTGGGTTGTAGATGAAAAAGTTTCACTGAAAGACGGTTATCTTGCAGGAATTGGAGTTCTGATTGCAAGTATTGTTCTGGCATATTTATGTTTAAAATTATACGATGAACCGGTTCGTAAATGGCTTCAGAATAAGTTTCAGAGAAAAAGAGTTTCTTTGTAA
- a CDS encoding DUF1349 domain-containing protein, which yields MKRILLVTAVFILFQNLSAQTLNKMQWFNEPEKWEIKNNALIMNVTANSDYWRISHYGFTVDDAPFYYANYGGEFEAKVKLTGNYIARFDQMGLMIRIDEKNYIKTGVEFVDGKFNVSTVVTHEKSDWSVTTLEKAPPFIWIKAVRRLDAVEVFYSFDDKNYIMTRNAPLEDNKPVMVGLMAASPDGKGFEAKFENFTVKHLPDQRRADWLKNHQ from the coding sequence ATGAAACGAATACTACTAGTAACCGCAGTTTTTATTTTATTTCAAAACCTTTCCGCACAGACTCTTAATAAAATGCAGTGGTTTAATGAACCTGAAAAATGGGAAATTAAAAACAATGCTTTAATTATGAATGTAACGGCAAACAGCGATTATTGGAGAATTTCGCATTACGGATTCACGGTTGATGATGCGCCGTTTTATTATGCAAATTACGGAGGCGAATTCGAAGCCAAAGTAAAACTGACCGGAAATTATATCGCCCGTTTTGACCAAATGGGATTAATGATTCGCATTGACGAAAAAAATTATATTAAAACCGGAGTAGAATTTGTTGACGGAAAATTTAATGTCAGCACTGTTGTAACGCACGAAAAAAGCGACTGGAGTGTAACAACATTAGAAAAAGCACCGCCGTTTATCTGGATTAAAGCCGTAAGAAGACTTGATGCTGTTGAAGTGTTTTATTCATTTGATGATAAAAATTACATCATGACCCGAAATGCGCCTTTAGAAGACAATAAACCTGTAATGGTTGGTTTAATGGCCGCTTCTCCGGACGGAAAAGGTTTTGAAGCCAAATTCGAAAACTTCACCGTAAAACATCTGCCGGATCAAAGAAGAGCAGATTGGCTTAAAAATCACCAATAG
- a CDS encoding EamA family transporter: MKTTKYYTAAIIAFAIWGFFSLVLKPIHDYPSIDILFFRVFSCSILMLLIAVLFKRNKIKEAAVVFKSLSASEKKKAVLLNIGGSFFLMANWFTFIYAMNHVTVKAASLAYLVCPILTTLLAFFILKEKLIKTQWLAVSISILGILLLSYADIMDMFFGIVIGLTYACYLVSQRVNKGFDKFIMLTFHITVAALVLLPFYPAYSGPVPTEFRFYFFIETIAIGFTIIPLFLNLYALSGINSSTVGMLLNINPMIAFMLAAFFFKENISPLQVAAYALIFIAVLVFNSHHLFAIKQKYILSSKDSR; this comes from the coding sequence GTGAAAACAACAAAGTATTATACCGCTGCAATTATCGCTTTTGCAATCTGGGGTTTTTTCAGTTTGGTATTAAAGCCTATTCACGATTATCCTTCGATTGATATTTTGTTCTTTCGTGTTTTTAGCTGCAGTATTTTAATGCTTTTAATTGCTGTTTTATTCAAAAGAAACAAAATAAAAGAAGCTGCAGTTGTATTTAAATCACTTTCGGCTTCAGAAAAGAAAAAAGCTGTTTTACTTAACATAGGCGGGAGTTTCTTTTTAATGGCAAACTGGTTCACATTTATATATGCTATGAACCATGTTACTGTAAAGGCAGCATCGCTTGCGTATTTAGTCTGTCCCATTTTAACCACCTTACTGGCGTTTTTTATCTTAAAAGAAAAACTCATTAAAACACAATGGCTGGCTGTAAGTATAAGTATATTAGGTATTCTGCTTTTATCTTATGCCGATATTATGGATATGTTTTTTGGTATCGTTATCGGACTTACATATGCTTGTTACTTAGTGAGTCAGCGAGTAAACAAAGGGTTTGATAAATTCATTATGCTGACTTTTCATATTACTGTGGCAGCTTTGGTTTTACTGCCTTTTTATCCGGCGTACAGCGGACCTGTTCCAACCGAATTCAGATTTTATTTCTTTATAGAAACCATTGCAATTGGGTTTACCATAATTCCGTTATTCCTGAATCTGTATGCACTTTCAGGCATCAATTCTTCAACTGTAGGCATGCTTTTAAATATCAATCCAATGATTGCTTTTATGCTTGCTGCTTTTTTCTTCAAAGAAAATATAAGCCCGTTACAAGTTGCGGCGTATGCTTTAATTTTTATTGCCGTGTTAGTTTTTAATTCACATCATCTTTTTGCCATAAAGCAAAAATATATCCTGTCGTCTAAAGATTCTCGCTAG
- the tyrS gene encoding tyrosine--tRNA ligase — protein METLQKLKENTAIFLPENGLEEKLNQAEKENRKLIIKLGFDPTAPDLHLGHAVVLKKLKQFQDLGHQIVIVVGSFTARIGDPTGKNKSRKPLSIEEVQHNAETYISQLSKIIDVKKAKIVFNSEWLDALSFSEVIQIMSNVTVAQLMHRNDFNKRFTENTPIAMHELVYPILQGFDSVKINADIEMGGTDQLFNCTMGRQLQENFQMPAQIVMCMPLLKGLDGKEKMSKSLHNTIGLIDEPNEMFGKTMSIPDDLILEFLELTTNFSIQKKQEIKQRLENENPMNIKKLIAKNIISQYHDENKADQAEDFFINQFQNKNFEAKSFVPVLISSFENKSDEIALLDLCAFIKNDITKSANRRLIESGAVQINNEKIINPFELISLQKETKIKIGKRNFYELQ, from the coding sequence ATGGAAACACTTCAAAAACTTAAAGAGAATACCGCAATCTTTCTTCCTGAAAATGGTCTGGAAGAAAAACTAAATCAGGCCGAAAAAGAAAACCGAAAGCTGATTATCAAACTGGGCTTCGACCCTACTGCTCCCGACCTGCATTTGGGACACGCGGTTGTATTGAAAAAACTGAAACAGTTTCAGGATCTGGGACATCAGATTGTAATTGTAGTGGGAAGTTTTACTGCCCGAATTGGTGATCCCACCGGAAAAAACAAAAGCCGGAAACCACTGAGTATCGAAGAAGTACAGCACAATGCTGAAACGTACATTTCGCAATTATCTAAAATTATCGATGTTAAAAAAGCTAAAATCGTTTTTAATTCGGAGTGGCTGGATGCGCTTTCTTTTTCTGAAGTAATCCAGATTATGTCAAATGTCACGGTGGCGCAATTGATGCATCGAAATGATTTTAATAAACGTTTTACAGAGAATACGCCAATTGCCATGCACGAACTGGTTTACCCGATTTTGCAGGGGTTTGATTCGGTTAAAATAAATGCCGATATCGAAATGGGCGGCACTGATCAGTTATTCAATTGTACAATGGGAAGACAATTACAGGAAAACTTTCAAATGCCGGCGCAGATTGTAATGTGCATGCCATTATTAAAAGGGCTTGACGGAAAAGAAAAGATGAGCAAATCGCTGCACAATACTATCGGATTAATTGATGAACCGAATGAAATGTTTGGAAAAACAATGTCGATTCCGGATGATCTTATTCTGGAATTTTTAGAATTGACAACTAATTTTTCTATTCAAAAGAAACAGGAAATCAAACAAAGATTAGAAAATGAAAACCCAATGAACATCAAAAAACTAATCGCCAAAAATATCATCAGTCAATACCATGATGAAAATAAAGCCGATCAAGCAGAGGATTTTTTCATCAATCAGTTTCAAAACAAAAATTTTGAAGCAAAATCGTTTGTTCCGGTTTTAATTTCGTCTTTCGAAAATAAATCTGATGAAATAGCGCTGCTTGACCTTTGTGCTTTTATAAAAAACGACATCACTAAATCGGCAAACCGAAGATTAATCGAAAGCGGTGCGGTTCAGATCAATAATGAAAAAATTATAAATCCGTTTGAATTGATTTCATTACAAAAAGAAACAAAGATTAAAATAGGAAAACGTAATTTTTATGAATTGCAGTAA
- a CDS encoding glycoside hydrolase family 3 C-terminal domain-containing protein, whose translation MFKNVKTIVVLILLSSFGVNAQNKVPVYLDDKKPINERVEDALKRMTTEEKIAMIHAQSKFSSPGVKRLGIPENWMTDGPHGIRTEVKWDEWDQAGWTNDSCIAFPALTALSSTWNKELSSLYGKSIGEEARYRNKNVLLGPGVNIYRSPLNGRNFEYMGEDPFLASKMVVPYIKGVQANGVAACVKHFALNNQETNRNSVNVIVDDRTLYEIYLPAFKAAVQEGDVWSIMGSYNKYKGQQCCHNEYLLNDILRGEWGFKGVVVSDWGGVNDTKQAIHNGLDMEFGSWTNGLTWGTSNAYDNYYLAKPYSEMIRKGEVGTKELDEKVRRILRLSFLTTMDRNRPFGSFGTEEHAEAGRKIAEEAIVLLQNNNNILPINLSKTKKIAVIGENAIKMMTVGGGSSSLKARYEITPLEGLKKRIGNQAEIVYARGYVGDPTSNYNGVVAKVSLEEKRPQAELTAEALKIAKDADIVLFIGGLNKSENQDDEGHDRKHLELPYGQDKLISELAKVNKNIVFVNISGNAVAMPWIKEVPGVVQGWFLGTETGNALANVLVGDVNPSGKLSFTFPVKLADNGAHALGEFPGGDDVKYNEGIFVGYRWADKNKIKPLFSFGHGLSYTTFAYGKVTADKKQMTSGDKITFSVSVKNTGSRDGSEVVQLYISDLKSSLPRPVKELKGFEKVSLKAGEEKTVTFTIDKTALSFFDDKKHDWVAEPGAFEAIVGASSTDIKSKVGFSLQ comes from the coding sequence ATGTTTAAAAACGTTAAAACAATCGTTGTTTTAATTTTATTGAGTTCATTCGGGGTGAATGCACAAAATAAAGTTCCGGTTTATCTTGATGATAAAAAGCCAATTAATGAGCGTGTAGAAGATGCGCTTAAGCGAATGACAACTGAGGAGAAAATTGCCATGATTCACGCACAGTCTAAATTTAGTTCTCCGGGTGTAAAACGTCTTGGAATTCCTGAAAACTGGATGACTGACGGACCGCACGGAATTCGTACTGAAGTAAAATGGGACGAATGGGATCAGGCAGGATGGACCAATGATTCCTGTATCGCTTTTCCGGCTTTAACAGCACTTTCTTCAACATGGAATAAAGAACTTTCTTCTTTATACGGTAAGTCTATCGGAGAAGAGGCACGTTACCGTAACAAAAACGTACTATTAGGACCCGGAGTAAATATTTACAGAAGCCCATTAAACGGACGTAATTTTGAATACATGGGCGAAGATCCGTTTTTGGCTTCAAAAATGGTAGTTCCTTATATTAAAGGAGTTCAGGCAAACGGTGTTGCAGCCTGTGTAAAACACTTTGCCTTAAACAATCAGGAAACAAATCGTAACTCTGTAAACGTAATCGTAGACGACCGTACTTTATACGAAATCTATCTTCCGGCTTTTAAAGCTGCAGTTCAGGAAGGTGACGTTTGGTCGATTATGGGATCATACAACAAATACAAAGGACAGCAATGCTGCCACAACGAATATTTATTAAACGATATTCTTCGAGGCGAATGGGGCTTCAAAGGTGTTGTAGTTTCAGACTGGGGCGGGGTAAACGATACCAAGCAGGCAATTCACAATGGTTTGGATATGGAATTTGGTTCATGGACAAACGGTCTTACATGGGGAACCAGCAATGCTTACGATAACTATTATCTCGCAAAACCATATTCTGAAATGATCAGAAAAGGAGAAGTAGGAACAAAAGAATTAGACGAAAAAGTACGTCGTATCCTTCGTTTATCTTTCTTGACTACAATGGACAGAAACCGTCCGTTTGGATCTTTCGGAACAGAAGAACACGCAGAAGCAGGCCGTAAAATTGCCGAAGAAGCAATTGTATTATTACAAAACAACAATAACATCCTGCCAATTAACCTTTCTAAAACTAAGAAAATTGCGGTAATTGGTGAAAATGCTATTAAAATGATGACTGTTGGAGGAGGAAGTTCTTCTCTAAAAGCAAGATACGAAATCACACCTCTTGAAGGATTAAAGAAAAGAATAGGAAATCAGGCTGAAATCGTATATGCAAGAGGTTATGTAGGAGATCCTACAAGCAACTATAATGGAGTAGTAGCAAAAGTAAGTTTAGAAGAAAAACGTCCGCAGGCTGAATTAACCGCCGAAGCTTTAAAAATTGCCAAAGATGCTGATATTGTTCTTTTTATTGGAGGTTTGAACAAAAGCGAAAATCAGGATGATGAAGGACACGATCGTAAACATTTAGAATTACCTTACGGTCAGGATAAATTAATCAGCGAATTAGCGAAAGTAAATAAAAACATTGTTTTTGTAAATATCTCAGGAAATGCTGTAGCAATGCCATGGATCAAAGAAGTTCCGGGAGTTGTTCAGGGATGGTTCTTAGGAACTGAGACCGGAAATGCTTTAGCAAATGTATTAGTAGGAGATGTAAATCCATCTGGAAAACTATCTTTTACTTTCCCTGTAAAATTAGCTGATAACGGAGCACACGCTTTAGGAGAATTCCCTGGAGGCGATGATGTAAAATACAACGAAGGAATTTTTGTTGGATACCGTTGGGCAGACAAAAACAAAATCAAACCATTATTCTCATTCGGTCACGGATTAAGCTATACAACTTTTGCTTACGGAAAAGTAACAGCTGACAAAAAACAAATGACATCGGGAGATAAAATTACTTTCTCGGTTTCGGTTAAAAACACAGGAAGCCGTGACGGATCTGAAGTGGTGCAGCTTTATATCAGCGATTTAAAATCATCATTACCACGTCCGGTAAAAGAATTAAAAGGCTTTGAAAAAGTTTCTTTAAAAGCAGGAGAAGAAAAAACAGTAACCTTTACAATCGATAAAACAGCTTTAAGTTTCTTCGATGATAAAAAACATGACTGGGTTGCTGAACCCGGAGCTTTTGAAGCGATTGTAGGAGCATCTTCAACAGATATAAAATCTAAAGTGGGCTTCTCACTTCAATAA
- a CDS encoding acyl-CoA dehydrogenase encodes MKTTKLQAFTPLFYLVWSDDLLTQKEFKTLKEFINSLTALSQDEKEFLLSKVDISNPPSRNELTQWKLDIEKSIEDRSSIKSIFDIAKALSGNDLDLTPIESDFRKLENDLGILGEEALQNFKTKAGSFTANSHTSDNFDIKKITELLDGKEAAIIKKVKSVISRPEFAYETSTDINVFRQTVYKWCKILADENLGNMAYPKQYGGGENIADYFAIMETLSYHDLSLVIKFGVQFGLWGMSVQSLGTEKHYAKYLKDIGSLKLPGCFAMTETHHGSNVKGLETTAVYNHSDQTFTIHTPNKNAQKEYIGNAAVHGQMATVFAKLIIDGHDYGVNAFVVPLRDPDGKVVNGVTIGDCGHKMGLNGVDNGTIRFDNVVIPKENMLDRFASVNDNGEFESPIPSDNRRFFTMLGTLVGGRIGIPRSALAAAKSGLTIAIRYSDQRRQFGPEGGSEVPILNYRMHQRRLLPHLAKTYAVHFALQYLTNRFLNRTEAEMQEIEALAAGMKSYSTWSTRDILQECREACGGKGYLSENRIDALKNDTEIYTTFEGDNTVLMQLVAKNRLSEFRKSFGEMGSLGIINYVYENAKTAIAEKNPIATRRTEDEHLLDSEFHLQAFVHREKTILASAARRIKKLVDGGLEAYDAFNVVQHQMIDVAQAYLERIVLEQFQEALKTVNDENSKQILTRLYQLFALSQIEKNKAWYLEDGYMEAVKTKAIRKLVNQLCWDIRPDAVALVNAFDIPESCLAAPIAVKN; translated from the coding sequence ATGAAAACTACCAAACTTCAAGCCTTTACTCCCTTATTTTATTTAGTCTGGTCGGATGATTTGCTGACTCAGAAAGAATTTAAAACGTTAAAAGAGTTCATAAATTCGCTGACAGCCTTGTCTCAGGACGAAAAAGAATTTCTGCTTTCAAAAGTAGATATTTCAAATCCGCCTTCTCGAAATGAACTTACACAATGGAAACTGGATATTGAAAAAAGTATTGAAGACAGATCGTCTATAAAGTCCATTTTTGATATTGCAAAAGCACTTTCAGGAAATGATCTGGATTTAACGCCTATAGAATCTGATTTTAGAAAACTCGAAAATGATCTGGGAATTTTAGGAGAAGAAGCACTGCAGAATTTCAAAACAAAAGCAGGTTCGTTTACAGCCAATTCGCACACATCAGATAATTTTGATATAAAAAAAATAACAGAACTTCTGGACGGAAAAGAAGCTGCGATCATTAAAAAAGTAAAATCGGTTATTTCCAGACCTGAATTTGCTTATGAAACTTCAACCGATATAAATGTTTTCCGTCAGACAGTTTACAAGTGGTGTAAAATCCTTGCCGATGAAAATCTGGGGAATATGGCCTATCCAAAACAATACGGTGGCGGTGAAAACATAGCCGATTATTTTGCAATTATGGAAACGCTGAGTTATCACGATTTAAGTCTGGTGATTAAATTTGGCGTTCAGTTTGGACTTTGGGGAATGAGCGTTCAGTCGCTTGGAACAGAGAAACATTATGCTAAATATTTAAAAGATATTGGTTCACTGAAACTTCCGGGTTGTTTTGCCATGACCGAAACCCATCACGGATCTAACGTAAAAGGTTTAGAAACTACAGCAGTTTACAATCACAGCGATCAGACTTTTACAATTCATACACCCAATAAAAACGCACAGAAAGAATATATTGGAAACGCAGCAGTTCACGGACAAATGGCAACTGTTTTTGCAAAACTAATTATAGATGGACATGATTATGGCGTAAATGCTTTTGTAGTACCGTTACGTGATCCTGACGGAAAGGTCGTAAACGGAGTTACAATAGGCGACTGCGGACATAAAATGGGTTTAAACGGAGTTGATAACGGAACAATACGCTTTGACAATGTGGTGATTCCAAAAGAAAACATGTTGGATCGTTTTGCCTCTGTAAATGATAATGGAGAATTCGAAAGCCCGATCCCTAGTGATAACCGAAGATTTTTTACCATGTTAGGAACTTTGGTAGGAGGAAGAATCGGAATTCCGCGTTCGGCTTTGGCAGCAGCCAAATCAGGATTAACGATTGCTATTCGCTACAGCGATCAAAGAAGGCAATTTGGCCCTGAAGGCGGCTCAGAAGTTCCAATTTTAAATTACAGAATGCATCAGCGCAGATTATTGCCGCATTTAGCCAAAACCTATGCTGTACATTTTGCACTTCAATATCTAACCAATAGATTCCTTAACAGAACCGAAGCCGAAATGCAGGAAATAGAAGCTCTTGCTGCGGGAATGAAATCATATTCTACCTGGAGTACAAGAGATATTCTGCAGGAATGCCGGGAAGCTTGCGGCGGAAAAGGATATTTATCTGAAAACAGAATCGATGCGCTTAAAAACGACACCGAAATTTATACCACTTTCGAAGGTGATAATACGGTTTTAATGCAATTAGTTGCCAAAAACCGTTTATCTGAATTCAGAAAATCGTTTGGTGAAATGGGTTCTCTGGGAATCATTAATTATGTGTATGAAAATGCCAAAACAGCAATTGCAGAGAAAAACCCAATTGCGACCAGAAGAACAGAAGATGAACATTTACTGGACAGTGAATTTCACTTACAGGCATTCGTTCACAGAGAAAAAACAATTCTGGCTTCGGCTGCAAGACGTATCAAAAAACTGGTAGACGGCGGACTCGAAGCGTATGATGCTTTTAATGTCGTACAGCACCAAATGATCGATGTAGCTCAGGCTTATCTGGAACGTATTGTTCTGGAACAGTTTCAGGAAGCTTTAAAAACGGTTAACGACGAAAATTCAAAACAAATCCTGACCAGATTGTATCAGCTCTTTGCACTTTCTCAGATCGAGAAAAACAAAGCTTGGTACCTGGAAGACGGTTATATGGAAGCCGTTAAAACAAAAGCCATTCGTAAGCTGGTGAATCAGTTATGCTGGGATATTCGTCCGGATGCCGTGGCACTTGTGAATGCTTTTGATATTCCCGAAAGCTGCCTGGCAGCGCCTATTGCGGTAAAAAACTAA
- a CDS encoding DUF6377 domain-containing protein, which yields MKKYFVFLFLIAISFPAAASENIDDILAKLNLALQNKEHYVRLKEERISNFKKIKSNNLTKEQEYNYNKTLYTEYQKFNSDSAILYVRKNLKIAAELQNKELEDLASLQLVTLYSSSGKYRESEAIIKSINKNKLSKDLLPLYYVAYREFFEHYAANSYDVSYVEQIRKYRDSLLLVLDKNTLSYKINKIQQGLSQRKIKDAPKQLLALLKDVKEENPQYAMITYLLGNIYEKTKQLELRKKYFALSAAADLKNANKDNASLQELALVFYEMGDVDMAYKLTQSAIEDALYCNVQFRTLLMSEVYSIINTVYLEKEAKRKSELQLYLVLISLLSAFLIAAVIYVYKQMKKVSRIRAELYETSQKLAELNKDITAANEQLQETNSQLSESNHVKEEYIAHFFSLCSAYINKLENYRIILNKKATAKQFDEIYKMLKSTTLVDNELEELYKNFDIIFLNLYPTFVKDFNTLLNPEEQIILKQGELLNTELRIFALIRLGITDSVKIAAFLRYSLSTIYNYRTRGRNKAAVSRNDFEERVMKIGSMTLKS from the coding sequence TTGAAAAAATATTTTGTATTTCTATTTCTCATTGCGATAAGTTTTCCGGCAGCTGCTTCGGAGAATATAGATGATATTTTAGCGAAATTAAATCTTGCCCTTCAAAACAAAGAACATTACGTTCGGTTGAAAGAAGAACGCATTTCTAATTTCAAAAAAATAAAATCAAATAACTTAACAAAAGAGCAGGAGTACAATTACAATAAAACCTTGTATACCGAGTATCAGAAATTCAATTCTGATTCGGCTATTTTGTATGTTCGAAAAAATCTTAAAATTGCAGCCGAACTTCAAAATAAAGAACTCGAAGATCTGGCCAGTCTGCAGTTGGTAACCTTATATTCATCATCAGGAAAATACCGCGAATCTGAAGCCATCATCAAAAGCATCAATAAAAACAAATTATCAAAAGATTTACTGCCTTTATATTATGTAGCCTACAGGGAATTTTTTGAGCATTATGCCGCCAACAGTTACGATGTGAGTTATGTAGAGCAGATACGAAAATACCGTGATTCACTACTGCTGGTTCTGGACAAGAATACTTTAAGCTACAAAATCAATAAAATTCAACAGGGTTTATCGCAGCGAAAAATAAAAGATGCCCCAAAGCAGCTGCTGGCATTACTGAAAGATGTAAAAGAAGAAAACCCCCAGTATGCCATGATTACCTATTTGCTGGGAAATATCTATGAAAAGACAAAACAGCTTGAATTAAGAAAAAAATACTTTGCACTTTCGGCAGCGGCCGATTTAAAAAATGCCAATAAAGATAACGCTTCACTACAGGAACTGGCCTTGGTTTTTTACGAAATGGGCGATGTCGATATGGCGTACAAACTAACGCAGTCGGCTATTGAAGACGCACTTTACTGCAATGTACAATTTCGAACCCTTTTAATGTCTGAAGTATATTCGATCATCAACACTGTTTATTTAGAAAAAGAGGCCAAACGCAAAAGCGAATTACAGCTTTATCTGGTTTTGATTAGTTTATTATCGGCATTTTTGATTGCAGCGGTCATTTACGTTTACAAACAAATGAAAAAAGTTTCGAGAATTCGTGCGGAACTTTATGAAACCAGTCAGAAACTTGCAGAATTAAATAAAGATATTACCGCAGCCAACGAACAGCTGCAGGAAACCAATTCGCAGTTGTCTGAATCTAATCATGTTAAAGAAGAATATATTGCCCATTTTTTCAGCCTTTGTTCGGCTTACATCAACAAGCTCGAAAATTACCGTATTATTTTAAATAAAAAAGCAACCGCCAAACAGTTTGACGAGATTTATAAAATGCTCAAATCGACTACTCTGGTTGATAATGAACTCGAAGAACTTTACAAGAATTTCGATATCATTTTCCTTAATTTATATCCAACTTTCGTGAAGGATTTTAATACACTGTTAAATCCCGAAGAACAAATCATTTTAAAGCAGGGAGAATTACTTAATACTGAGTTGCGAATTTTCGCTTTGATCCGGCTTGGAATTACAGACAGTGTTAAGATTGCGGCATTTCTTCGTTATTCTTTAAGCACGATTTACAATTACAGAACCAGAGGAAGAAATAAAGCCGCTGTTTCTAGAAATGATTTCGAAGAAAGGGTCATGAAAATAGGCTCAATGACATTGAAATCGTAA